DNA from Prionailurus bengalensis isolate Pbe53 chromosome X, Fcat_Pben_1.1_paternal_pri, whole genome shotgun sequence:
CCCAGCCCCGTCCTCGTTTCCCGACTCCTCTGGGATGGGCTTGGGCCCCTCCTCCAGGGGCTCCCCAGCCTCCTGGTCTCCTGCCTGGGCGAGGCCCTCCGGCTCACAGCCAGGACCTCCCGGGCCCTCCCTGGAAGCGCTGCCCatctgggcaggggtggggccccCAGGGGCCTCTGAGGGCCTTGCCTGAGCTAGGCCCGCAGAGGCGGGAGCATTTTCATCTTCCTGCGTGGCAGGGAAGATCTTGGGGGCCTCCTCAGGGACGAGGGCTGCCCTGGCGGCATCATGGGCTTCAGGAGCAGCCGTATCAGCTTCGGCACTGCCAGGAACGGCCTCACTGGCCCCTAGGTTGGCCGGGGCAGCCTGGGAAGCATCTTCCCTGGCTGGGGAGGCTTCGGCAACCTCTCCACTGGCCCGGGCAGCGGCCAGGCCTCCGGTGCCCACACGGgccccctcttccacttgcaAGTGCTCACTCCTAGCTGCGGTGGCCTCCCATGCCTCGGTCTCCTGAATGAGCCGCAGCATGCCCAGGAAGCCAGGTGGTCTCCTGTCCAGCCGCATCCTCCTCAGCTTGTTCTCGAGCATCTCGTTGGGGCGGGCCCGCATCAGCACCTGCCGGGCGCGCAACTGGTCCGCAACGTTGGGATGGATGGCCCCCTTCTCCACGGCCGACTGCAGCAGGCCTTCCAGGCGAATCACATAGACAAAGAGAGTCTCCTGGGGCCGCTGGCCACAGGTCAGGAACTTCAGCCGTGCGGCCGTGGGGGTGTCCTTCCTCCCAAACACCTGGACCAGCGCGGCCAGGCAATCCTGTGCAGGGACGTCAGGGTTTTCTGCCAGGAGGCCGCACACGAGATCCAGTGCGGGGCCACCCAAGCTCTCcatcagcctcctcctcctctccctttctgtgaTGTGGCACCACAGGTACAGCATGTCGCTGGTGTGATCCAGCCAGCTCTCAAAGGACTCTTCTTCTCGGTGTGGCTCTTCCATTCCAGGAAAGGTTCTCAGTTTCACAGAGGCCCTGTTTTCCAGCACAGGCTGCCAGGCCGGGCTCCAAGGCTGGGTCCAGGATCTTCCTGCACCTATGGCTCCTGCCACACCCACAGCTCCTTCCTCACCTGCAGGTCCCGCCTCACCTGCAGCTCCTGCCACACTCACAGATCCTAACAAACCTGCAATTCCTGCGTCCCCAGCGGCTCCCTCCTCATCTgactctcctgcttcctcttcagGCCCTGCCTGGCCCACAGCGGCTGCCCTGCCTCCagttccttcctcacctccagccACTGCCCGGCCTCCAGCTCCTGCCTTGCCTCCAGTTCCGTCCTCACCTCCAGCTCCTGCCCCGCCTCCAGATCTTGCCTCACCTCCTGCCTGGCCTCCAGCTTCTGCCTggcctccttcctcacctccagctGCTGCCCCGCCTCCAGCTCCTTCCTGGCCTCCAGCTTCTGCCCTGTCTCCAGCTGCTGCCCCGCCTCCAGCCGCTGCCCCGCCTCCAGCTGCTGCCCCGCCTCCAGCTCCTTCCTCgcctccagctcctgccccatccccagctcCTGCCTCGCCTGCCAGGGCAACCCCTGCTTGCCTCTGGGTCTGTGCAAGGAAATTGAGTGTATCCTGTGACTCTGATTccggggcctggggcaggaagaCCACAGTCCAGGGTCCTCCCATGCCTGGTATTTGTCGGGGGATCACACTTCGGTTTAAATACTGAGCCATCTCCACCAAGGCGACCTTGGATCTGAACTCCTTTCTGAACACCTTGCCCAGCACTCGGTATCTGCCCAGGGGGTGGAGGGCAGCCTGCACGGCCTCCTGGAATTCCTGGTCCTCACAGTCGTCGGGAATGCCCAGGATGAGCAGCGAGCGCTGCTCATTCACGCCCATCCACCTGCACCAGTCACGCAGCACTGCCAGTGCCATCGCCATTGCTCACAACCTGAGGGTGGAGAGAAATGACTGGAGAGGGGCACAGACTGTCGCAGCGTGAGCCCCAGCCTGTGAGTGCAAAGGGGCGAAGGGTGTGTCCAGAGCacacagcgcccccccccccccccccgccaccgcacAGCCAAGCCCATCCTCCTCACACTGGtggccccctctccctctcctcctgttttgtttgattttccaaaaacttttttaatactATACTAATTTATTTACTAGATACAGAGCTGAGCtagtcaccttttctttttttttttctggcatcaCCTTTAGGAATTGCTGTTTCTCCCGAGGAATATGTCAAGGTTTCAaattttttatgtacatttttccataatattctctcccttctctttctgatGTCTGTCTGATCTATAGGGATagccctctttcattcctgatactggtagtgttcccttccttctttcttgattACACTCAACAGGGCTTTaccacttttgtttctcttttaaaaaaaatttggggggggggcacctgggtggctcagtcagttaagcctccgacttcgactcaggtcatgatctcatggtttatgagttcaagccccatatcgggctctgtgctgacagatagCTCAGaggtgggagcctgcttcagattctgtgtcttccttgctctctgcccctcccccatcccttctctctctctcctctctctctctctctctctctctctctccctctttctctctctcaaaaaaaaaaattttgggggcgcctgggtggcgcagtcggttaagcatccgacttcagccaggtcacgatctcgcggtccgtgagttcgagccccgcgtcgggctctgggctgatggctcggagcctggagcctgtttccgactctgtgtctccctctctctctgcccctcccccattcatgctctgtctctctctgtcccaaaactaaataaacgttgaaaaaaaaattttttttaattttctttaggtttggggcacctgggtggctcagtcggttaagcgtccaacttcagctcaggtcatgatctcctggttcacgagtttgagcctggcgtcagactctgtgctgacagctctgagcctggagcctgcttcagactctgtgtctccctctctctctgcctcttccctgcttgcggtcagtttccctccctctctctctctctctctctctctgtctcaaatgaaaacattaaattatttttaagcttatttactaatttttgagaaagagagagctagggagtgtcagagagagagggagagagagaatcccaagcaggctctgcactgtcagcacagagcccattgtggggcttcaactcacaaaccgtgtgatcatgacctgagccaaaaccaagagtcggacgcttaaccggtgagccacccaggctccccttgtgtctctcttaaaaacagaagCCGACATATGGCTTTGTTAAATGTCTCCATAATTTGCTTTCTAGTACTGACTTCTTTTCTTAGTTACAGCATTTTTTCAGCCAGCTAATTTTgcatttactttattctttttatagtttctttgaaTGCACCCTTAGGTCATTGACTTtatgcctttcttcttttctaatataaatatttagaacaatacattttcttctgattGCTTCTTTAGCTGCCTCCCAATAATTTCAGCAAGTCGTGGGTTTATTattcagtttgaaatattttccaagttcCTTCGTGCTTTCTTCTTTGAGCCAcgaatttccaaatatttaaaaatacgttACCGttactaattttaaataaaactcccCTGTGACCAGAGAACTTATTATGTAAAAACACAATCCTTTAAAACTCATAGAGACTTTTTTATGGCCCAACATATGATGTATCTGGGTGAATGTGCAAAGCACTTTTGTAAAGAATCTGTATTTTCTGTGGAGAACAAGGTCTTGCCCCTCCCACAGCTAGAATCCTTATTCCATCTCCCATCTCCGAGGCGACCCGGAGGCCCCCCCCCACCGGTACCCCCCCCAGAacccctcccccacgcacccTGGGCCAGTCAGTGCAG
Protein-coding regions in this window:
- the LOC122477208 gene encoding paraneoplastic antigen Ma6E-like, which encodes MAMALAVLRDWCRWMGVNEQRSLLILGIPDDCEDQEFQEAVQAALHPLGRYRVLGKVFRKEFRSKVALVEMAQYLNRSVIPRQIPGMGGPWTVVFLPQAPESESQDTLNFLAQTQRQAGVALAGEAGAGDGAGAGGEEGAGGGAAAGGGAAAGGGAAAGDRAEAGGQEGAGGGAAAGGEEGGQAEAGGQAGGEARSGGGAGAGGEDGTGGKAGAGGRAVAGGEEGTGGRAAAVGQAGPEEEAGESDEEGAAGDAGIAGLLGSVSVAGAAGEAGPAGEEGAVGVAGAIGAGRSWTQPWSPAWQPVLENRASVKLRTFPGMEEPHREEESFESWLDHTSDMLYLWCHITERERRRRLMESLGGPALDLVCGLLAENPDVPAQDCLAALVQVFGRKDTPTAARLKFLTCGQRPQETLFVYVIRLEGLLQSAVEKGAIHPNVADQLRARQVLMRARPNEMLENKLRRMRLDRRPPGFLGMLRLIQETEAWEATAARSEHLQVEEGARVGTGGLAAARASGEVAEASPAREDASQAAPANLGASEAVPGSAEADTAAPEAHDAARAALVPEEAPKIFPATQEDENAPASAGLAQARPSEAPGGPTPAQMGSASREGPGGPGCEPEGLAQAGDQEAGEPLEEGPKPIPEESGNEDGAGEVRPPKSSSGK